TTTATTTTTCGATTGATAGAGGTAATCATTATAAGTGATTATTGGGCCTACCAGAAATAATGGTGCATAGGTAATATAAGCGATaaaattaacaaaattGTATTCCTGGATATGATGTTTTGCTACCaatctttccttttcttccaacACACCATTTTTGCCTGACTCATAAATGGTCTGTAAAGCAGAACCGGATGAACTTTTTCTAAATTCTGGTTGTCTACCCTCGTAATCTATCGATGGCGGTGGACTTAGTTGCTCGTCCCATCTTTCTAAGAAGTCCATGGAATAACTTAACAGCCGTAATAATgtaaaattaaaaaaaagttccCATCTAGGAACGATACCCTTATACCATTGATCCATGGGGCTTAATATAATtgcaatattattaaaagGGAAActtttaattctttgattaatGAATAATGCGAAGATACCGTAGGACCAAATAGCAAAGGCGGCCGTCAAACGCTTTCTCTTTAGCGAATGCACCAgagtaaagaaaatgaaagcaTGAGTCAAGAGTTTAACAGAGTTGATACCGTACATGAAGCAAACGAAAACTAACCCACAAGCAAAATCGAAACTGATCTTAGATGTTTTACCAAACTCAACgactattttttttaacacCGTTTGAAGTAATATCAAGGCTAccaacaaaagaaaattggatctaaaaaatttatattGAACATCACTGTTATCTATTTTGCATCCCAGAATCCAGCCATGAGATAGTAATCCGCTGAATTTATAATAGTTCGGGTTAGACTCGGAACTTGTGGCTAGTGCCGCCTTTACCATTAGAGGAATCACTATAATGAAAGccaaataatatattcTAAATTCCCATGTGCTCCATAGCGGCGGAGATGGGCCATTAGAACTGATCATTGGGTTTCGAGAAACAGTAACGGCAGGAGATGACGAGCCAACTTCGTCTTTGGATGATATCACAAATATCCTTCGTCGTCTTATGAGCTCAAGATCTGGTTTTATTCGTGAGTCAAGCGTCTGCACAGAAAAGAATTGTACGATGCTGCTCCAGATTTTCGACATCGACATGTTAATATTATGCTGACGAAAAACACCTTTGTACTCCAAGATGACTAGATACTTAAAAGGCCAACCTGAAGCAATCTCTCTCAAAAGCATCGTCTTCAAAGATAgttcaacttttcttctctcaGATGACTTGACAATCCGCCATAATCATCAATCGGTACCTTCCGTAAACAACTATAACGCagtaggaaaaaaaaaaaagaaaagaaggaaaaaaacacCTAAACGCGCCAAGATTACACGTAAACGAACGGAACCTCGAGACTATGTGCCTGAAAACCCCTCAGAGCTCAGGGTTCATGATGAGAATAAGAAACAAACTGATCGACAATCCCTAGCAACCGGTGCATGGGTGTAAATAGGCACATGCTAAAAGCCATTAAGACCGAAAACCCCTACACCAGTTCTCCTTCTGCAAgggtttttctttttctgttcTTATGTGATGGCTCTCTTTCCCCGTGTTTGTAGTTTCCGTATATATGGGATACTGGCTTTAACAGTGCTATTAACGTAGCCCTTCCACGTTATCGTAAGCACCTCGAGACGGATTAGACAAATCTAACGttctatttatttatttttctatttattCTACCGGCACAAAAAGGCCAATTATTTCAACATTAATTCGCAACATGAGAGCTGTGACGAGAAATAAAATTGTCAATAACCTCTACTTTTCTACGTTTCTTATTGCATTTGCATCAGTGGCCATTGGATCTGTATTGCCATGTCCCGCACATTCCGTAGATTCTGATTCACCGGCTGTGCAGCAACATAAGCTTCAGCTTGCTCATGAGCAGGAGTTAAAGAGGAAAGATGCCCCAAAAAAGGGCATTTAGACAGATATATGTTCTCTAATATTTTCGAGAAGTTGTACATTATTTATTccatttccatttttatttatttgcCAGTGCTCCGTACACAATCAAGAGGACAAAAATCTTCGCTAGGTTGAACTCAGAAGTTGTCTCACTTTTGGTACTGCCATATATTCCATTTTAATATAGTTCTGTTACgagaacaaaaacaaaacatgACTATTTAACTATGTATATAGATTccatttcaaagaaaataatccACAAACAACTCTTATATATTCCAATCTCGAGAAATGCTCTCTTCTATTCATCCTTCAACTATGATTCAACTTTTAGTTGAGAATAAATTTGAGTAACAATAATGCTGCACGTGATCACATGTAACCCtgaattattgaaaaaaaaaattgaagcgcaagaaacagaaggcagaaacaaaacattTGATTTTGCCACTTCCAAATAATGGTTAAATAGCTAAATCATAACTGTTCTTATTAGGTTCTATACAGCAACAAgcgattttcttttaacaaATTCTCAAGAACtagtttgaattttttaccTGATTGCGCTTTCATAACATAACAAACATCTGCAAGGTATGTCAGATGAAAACAATTACATTGAGGTTCAAGATATTCCTTCTCCTGGACAATCCATTGGTAGCAATTCTAACGGCAACGAATCGATGAATAATTCAAGTGGCGATGATGGAAACGAATTCAATGCctcagaagaagaaagagaagttGAAAGGGAGgaggaaaatgatgaacAGCATGAACTGGAAGATgtaaatgatgaagaggaggaagataaggaggaagaaggagaagaaaacgGGGCAGTAATGGATgtggaagaggaagaaggagaagatcaacaacaacaacaacagcagcagcaacagcaagGCGGAGATAACGATGAAGATGGAGATggagatgaagatgaagatggagatgaagatgaaaatgaagaagatgaagaagatgaagaagaagaggatgatgatgatgatgatgatgatggagAAGAGGATGACGAGGAGGAAGAGAACAGTAGTAATTTTGTGGGTTCGGACAGTTCTGGAGGagatgataatgaaggGGACGGTGTGAAGGATGAAGCAAAAGACAAACAAGCTGATGTTCGTCGTGAAACATTGGAACGAGAACAAAAGGACGTCGATAAAGCCGTAACAAAGGCCacttatgaagaaaatgagaatAGTCAGCTTTTGGATAACATGGAGAATGTTAATTACGATCTTTTGCAAAAGCAAGTCAAATATGTTATGGACAGTAACATGTTAAATATGTCTCAATTCCAACATTTAtctcaagaagaaaagatttcaGCCATTTTAGCAATTTTGAATTCAAACTCGGATATTGCTCTTTCTTCCCCTATGCAGGAAACTACTGTAGCAACAACAGCTACTGCCTCAGTTACAAGTGGAACAAGAAACAATGATCAAAGAAAACCTCCGCTATCTGATGCTCAAAGACGCATGAGATTTCCCAGGGCAGATTTATCTAAGCCAAttactgaagaagaacacgACCGTTATGCAGCTTATCTGCACGGAGAAAACAAGATAACAGAAATGCACAATATTCCGCCCAAGTCAAGGTTGTTTATTGGTAATTTACCGCTAAAAAACGTTTCTAAAGAAGACTTATTTAGGATATTCTCTCCATATGGCCATATCATGCAgatcaatatcaaaaatgCTTTTGGGTTTATTCAGTTTGATAATCCTCAAAGTGTCAGGGATGCAATTGAATGTGAATCACaagaaatgaattttggGAAAAAGTTGATCTTAGAAGTTTCAAGTTCGAATGCCCGTCCGCAATTTGATCATGGTGATCATGGTACGAACAGCAGTTctacttttatttcttctgctAAACGACCATTTCAGACCGAATCTGGTGATTTATATAATGACGACAATGGTGCTGGTTACAAGAAGTCCAGAAGACATACCGTTTCATGCAacatttttgttaaaagAACCGCAGATCGTACGTACGCCATCGAGGTTTTCAACAGGTTTAGGGATGGTACTGGTTTGGAAACtgatatgatttttttgaaaccaAGAATGGAATTGGGAAAGCTTATTAATGATGCCGCATATAATGGTGTTTGGGGTGTTGTTCTAGTTAACAAAACACATAATGTGGATGTTCAAACTTTCTACAAAGGTTCACAAGGTGAAACTAAGTTTGATGAATATATTAGTATATCTGCTGATGACGCAGTCGccattttcaataacatcaaaaacaatagGAATAATTCCCGCCCTACTGACTACCGTGCTATGAACCATCAGCAAAATATGTATGGCGCTCCTCCACTTCCCGTGCCAAACGGCCCAGCCGTTGGACCTCCCCCTCAGGCAAATTATTATCAAGGTTATGGTATGCCACCTCcgcaacagcagcagcaacaaacATATGGCCAGTCTTATGGAATCCCACCACCATCCCACGACCAAGGTTATGGCGCGCAAGCCCCAATCCCGATGAATCAAAATTACGGTCGCTATCAAAACTCTATCACAGCCCCACCGCCTCCACAGCAACAAATCACTCAAGGTTATGGTCGCTACCAAGCTGGTCCACCTCCACAACAACCTTCTCAAACTCCAATGGACCAGCAACAACTATTATCTGccattcaaaatcttccaCCAAATGTTGTATCAAATTTGCTTTCTATGgctcaacaacaacaacagcaacctCATGCTCAGCAACAATTGGTTGGTTTAATCCAATCAATGCAGGGTCAAGCCCCtcaacagcagcaacagcagttGGGTGGTTATGCCTCAATGAATTCAGCGTCTCCTCCTCCTATGAATACTAATTACAATGGACAAAATGTACCTGCAAAATCTCCAGCCCCACCAATGTCGCACCAACCTCCCCCtcttcaacaacaacaacaacaacaacagcagcagcagcagcaacctGCCGGAAATAATGTTCAAAGTCTTTTAGATAGTTTGGCAAAACTACAGAAATAGACTCAATTCCTTAgtcttttccatttcttgtACATTATACTTGAATTCTTTAACTGGAATGAAAAAACCTCGAGGAAAGTAGATTGATATAGTTTGCATAAATCTATCATACGGTTTATGTTCAAAtcgttttccttttcaaattgaacTAGAACTTAATTCTTACTATTGGTGCATCTCTCtcagaataaaaaaaaatctttgccTGTTATAAAactctttcattttcttctttatcaaatgTTATTTGGTCTATTTATTCCACTTACTCACAcctcttcattttcctATCGCGAATggcttttttcatttcttttttcttttctctagtTAAGTGTTCTTATATCAAAACTTTGTAAAAAACCACTTTGTAAACAAATTATTAAGTACCTCTTTATTTACCTCACAAAAAAAGGAGTTGCATGCTCGGCCACATCTTCTCCTAAAGACTCTTGTCTGTTTTCCTTTGATATTGACCTGTCAGCCGTAGTTTTTTTGCTTCGCATGTTACCAGGaagtaagaaaaaagggTCTTGAAAATGCAGAACGAAAATACTAGATCCAAAAGGTACTTTATGAACAATCCATAGTACTTTCTTGTCACCACATTGCATTTTATCTCAATACACCATATGGATTTAAGCTTCACCACTAAAAGTGTCAAAATTAATGGCCAAGACCATAGAATTTTACTGCAAAACGAAAACGGACCTTGTGCGTTGTTAGCACTTGTTAATGTATTGATTCTTTCCCCAGACCATACACACTTTTCCTGTGAATTACTAAAGCTAGTAAACAAGGCAAGTGAAATATCTCTACGGGAACTTATTGAAGTGTTAGCTGACATCGGTTTACAAGTCACAGACAAAGCTAGTACAGATATAAGTGAACTACTGACTTTATTACCTCAATTACATGAAGGGCTAAACATTAACCCCGAGTTCAATGGGTCTTTTGATAATTCTAAAGAGATGTCAATATTTCGGTTGTTTGACGTTGACCTCGTCCATGGTTGGGTTATTGATAGTTCTGTAAATAAAGCTgttaatgaaaaactgTCTCAATATTCTTATGAATCAGCCCAGAGAACCTTAACGCAAGCAGCTGATATATATAGTGgactttcaaaagataataattCAGAGGAAATTTTAACTGATGCTATGCATTTagagttttttttgaacgAGTCACCTACCCAATTAACCACCTTTGGACTACGCCAattaagagaaaaattgtTGCACAACACATACTCCATTCTATTCAGAAATGATCATTTCTCTACACtgtataaatataaagatCAGTTATACACATTGGTTACAGATTTTGGGTATAAGAATTGTAAAGATATCGTGTGGCAGTCCTTAGATTCTGTAGACGGCTCGGGTGATGCTTTTTGTACTGGAGATTTCAATAGTGCAGAAGTAGATGAACAACAATTATTAACTGAGATTGGACGCAAATTTGGAACTGATAGCGTCCTGTTTAAAGATGTTCAACAGATTGAAAACGATAAACAACTAGCCAGACAATTACAACAACAAGAGCAAGAAAGTGttaaaaaattggaaacaAAGCGGAAAAACTGTTACCATAAAAAGAATTCAGGAATGCACGTTCCAGTCAAGAAAGACACTTCTAAACGAAGAAACAGCCTTCTCAAAACAAAACCTTCTGAGACAGAGAAAAGTGAATGCGTTATAATGTAACAGACTTTCTCCCctgaaaaaatctttgaatttgtttACTTTGGGGAAGAACCTAGTAAGGTAACTGTTCACCAATTCAAGATACACATAAAGTTTCATGCAGCGGCGATTTTCTGCTCAAACATTGTGAAGTTGTCAAATgacaaaatttgaaactaTATTGTCTATTGGATTTATATTTGTTTCAGAAGGCTCATCAGGGCGGATCCTAAAAGAGCGAGGCGCCGAAGCAGATCGAAAAATGTCTAtaacatttcttttcatgcAAGTCTTATCAAAATGAGTTACGCTTCAGTGCTCAAGTTTGCACATCTTAAATTCTTTAATGAAATATGGTataacaaaaatgaaacattATTACGGGTATAAATAGTTGTAAACCCTGCTATGATACGGACctaaaaagagaaatcaGCATTTATAACCATTCACAATACCTAGAATAAGTAGTTCTCACCAAATTGCAATACAATTTTTGAGCACACAAAAGCATCAACATACGTATATAAGTATTTCTCCAAAGATGTCAGgtatgaaaaaagaaaatactatGCTGGATAAAATTCACGTTCCAAAAAGGTCTAAAGAGCATAAGGAAAACgatgaaaatttaaaaCTTGTTGATGAATTTCTTATGAATGAAACCAACAATAGAACACAGCCTAACAAAAAACCActtataaataataaatcttACATTAAGAAGTCCAGTTCTCCTGGTAGAGtcaagaagaacaaaacaatAACATCTCCTATGAAATCACGCCCgaaaagtaagaaaaaagacGCTACTGAAAGCAAAACGCAGAAAGAGAATAAAGGTTCGTTTTACCAGGGTGCTATCTTCGGTTCATTCCTCGGTGCTGCTGTAACGACGGTTTTGAGTAACTTAGCAGTAAAAGCTTTACAAAACTAGTTCCGTACACTCTCTATTTTTAACAGTTATCTATTTATGGCTTggccattttttatatttttatgtaATTTTCTACGCGTAATGAGTGGTATGTTGTTCTTATTACTTAGTCCTGGAGAAGTTACCTCTATTTATATTGGATTTTCTGCTTCTGTAGTTTGATTTGTAATTATTTCTACTGTTATCTCCAGAGGCACCAAAAAGTATatctttttcctcttgaGACAACTCATATTCTAATAAGCCGGCATCACCAAGTTCCCTTATAAAATCCAAAAGTTTAGAATTCTCGTTCGCAAATTCTCGCTGTATCAATTTTAAGTTCAAGTCAACTCTTGGGTTTCCTCTCTGTACCTGATTTTGGATACTCTGAATaaattgtttttctttcctcGACTCTTTTAAAATACTAGACTGACCATTTAATTCGTCTTCCTTTATCCCCATTTCCTGCAtatgtttctttttgttattagaaattttcaatagccacattttctttctttcctcTCTCCACCTTTTAACGTCTTCGTCAGTAATCAACGCTATAGAAGTTCCAGGAACTAAAATAACCTTTCCCGATCCCTCTGATTCTAACTGCTCATCAGATTCCACTTCATCTAGTTCTACATCGCGGTTGTCTTCAATTGTGGAATTTACCAGCCCTGTATCCCTTCTTAAAATTTCCGCGGGCACCGCGGAAGCTTGGGCCTTACTTGGTTTTATTGAGGTTATTTCCTTCATCagagtttctttttctttttcttcgtgCTTAATCAAGtatgttttctttgcagTTGGCATTGTAACATCTTCATAACTATCTGACCTCCGGTAATCACTGTTATTTATTAATGATTGAGTGCTTTCATAGTATGGCGATGGCCGCTCTCGTATATTTGATGTACACGAATATGGCGTATTTTGATTCACTGATGGTATGCCATTTCCTGTATAAATGGGAGTACCTGAGAAATTGAACTGTGTTGACTGTGTTAATGGCTGGAAATATTGATTGTGAGCGGTGAAAGGAGAAAGTTGAGAAGTATAATTGCTACTCCATGAGCTTTCATAACATGAAGGATTCGAATACAAATTGGGTGAATAAGTTGCAGACTCTATCTTTTGCCTTTTGGTTTTCGATTCATCATATCCATCCGTTAGTGTTCCGGAATACGTAGGTTTGGGAAGCCTGGAATGCCCATCACTGTTGAAGTTTCCGAAATTATTATAATCCATAGTACACGCCACAATAATCTAATTAGGTAATATCGAGAAAGAGTTGAATTCTGATTAGTGCAAAAATTACCGGTTGATTTCTTAAACTTTTATTATGCAGAAAGCTATGCAGTATTGAATCCgctattgaaaattttagtTTGTTCTCCGACCGCGATGATAATAGCGTCAGCCGCGCACTCATCAATTTGACGATAATTAgacaaatgaaaaataatgaacaTTATTTCATTGTTAGCAAGCCAGCTTACCTGAAAATTATATCTCTTTACACAACTTTACGTAATGGTTGTTCAATCAAATAAACCTCTTGGTTTTTCCACTTGTGTGAGACCCAGCCCACCTTCCTCCTCCTCATTATCCCTTTTTTGGTAATCAGTTGTGTCattcttgaaattcatGAGGCCTTGCATatgtttcaatttttctttcttgagCATTTCTTTGCTATTAAAATTGCTGCCTAGAATCTCATCATCTGCGGTTGGTAAAATTTTGCCCCACGTCACTGTAGTGTCTGCTCTTTTCGCAAAGGTAGATCGTTGGGTAGAGTCCACGTCCCCATCACAAACATCGTTTACAGATCTTTTTGAAGAGTTAGTTTGATTATGTGAAAGAGCTTTATGAGTTTGATGAT
The DNA window shown above is from Saccharomyces mikatae IFO 1815 strain IFO1815 genome assembly, chromosome: 6 and carries:
- the NAB3 gene encoding Nab3p (similar to Saccharomyces cerevisiae NAB3 (YPL190C); ancestral locus Anc_6.193), which encodes MSDENNYIEVQDIPSPGQSIGSNSNGNESMNNSSGDDGNEFNASEEEREVEREEENDEQHELEDVNDEEEEDKEEEGEENGAVMDVEEEEGEDQQQQQQQQQQQGGDNDEDGDGDEDEDGDEDENEEDEEDEEEEDDDDDDDDGEEDDEEEENSSNFVGSDSSGGDDNEGDGVKDEAKDKQADVRRETLEREQKDVDKAVTKATYEENENSQLLDNMENVNYDLLQKQVKYVMDSNMLNMSQFQHLSQEEKISAILAILNSNSDIALSSPMQETTVATTATASVTSGTRNNDQRKPPLSDAQRRMRFPRADLSKPITEEEHDRYAAYLHGENKITEMHNIPPKSRLFIGNLPLKNVSKEDLFRIFSPYGHIMQINIKNAFGFIQFDNPQSVRDAIECESQEMNFGKKLILEVSSSNARPQFDHGDHGTNSSSTFISSAKRPFQTESGDLYNDDNGAGYKKSRRHTVSCNIFVKRTADRTYAIEVFNRFRDGTGLETDMIFLKPRMELGKLINDAAYNGVWGVVLVNKTHNVDVQTFYKGSQGETKFDEYISISADDAVAIFNNIKNNRNNSRPTDYRAMNHQQNMYGAPPLPVPNGPAVGPPPQANYYQGYGMPPPQQQQQQTYGQSYGIPPPSHDQGYGAQAPIPMNQNYGRYQNSITAPPPPQQQITQGYGRYQAGPPPQQPSQTPMDQQQLLSAIQNLPPNVVSNLLSMAQQQQQQPHAQQQLVGLIQSMQGQAPQQQQQQLGGYASMNSASPPPMNTNYNGQNVPAKSPAPPMSHQPPPLQQQQQQQQQQQQQPAGNNVQSLLDSLAKLQK
- the GUP2 gene encoding putative O-acyltransferase (similar to Saccharomyces cerevisiae GUP1 (YGL084C) and GUP2 (YPL189W); ancestral locus Anc_6.190) — encoded protein: MSKIWSSIVQFFSVQTLDSRIKPDLELIRRRRIFVISSKDEVGSSSPAVTVSRNPMISSNGPSPPLWSTWEFRIYYLAFIIVIPLMVKAALATSSESNPNYYKFSGLLSHGWILGCKIDNSDVQYKFFRSNFLLLVALILLQTVLKKIVVEFGKTSKISFDFACGLVFVCFMYGINSVKLLTHAFIFFTLVHSLKRKRLTAAFAIWSYGIFALFINQRIKSFPFNNIAIILSPMDQWYKGIVPRWELFFNFTLLRLLSYSMDFLERWDEQLSPPPSIDYEGRQPEFRKSSSGSALQTIYESGKNGVLEEKERLVAKHHIQEYNFVNFIAYITYAPLFLVGPIITYNDYLYQSKNKLPSLTKKNTSLYALKVLLSLLLMEIILHCIYVGAIARTKAWSNDTPLQLAMIALFNLNIMYFKLLIPWRLFRLWAMIDGVDAPENMLRCVNNNYSTLGFWRAWHTSFNKWVIRYIYIPFGGSNNKILTSFAVFSFVTIWHDIELRLLFWGWLTVFLLLVESFVTKCFTKYRFKNWYRFFCGIGAVINICMMMVVNLYGFFLGAEGTKLLLKSIFGNSTGLVFGIMGTVCLYIAVQIMFEIREEEKRQGINLKC
- the PRM3 gene encoding pheromone-regulated protein PRM3 (similar to Saccharomyces cerevisiae PRM3 (YPL192C); ancestral locus Anc_6.197) produces the protein MSGMKKENTMLDKIHVPKRSKEHKENDENLKLVDEFLMNETNNRTQPNKKPLINNKSYIKKSSSPGRVKKNKTITSPMKSRPKSKKKDATESKTQKENKGSFYQGAIFGSFLGAAVTTVLSNLAVKALQN
- the RSA1 gene encoding Rsa1p (similar to Saccharomyces cerevisiae RSA1 (YPL193W); ancestral locus Anc_6.198); translation: MDYNNFGNFNSDGHSRLPKPTYSGTLTDGYDESKTKRQKIESATYSPNLYSNPSCYESSWSSNYTSQLSPFTAHNQYFQPLTQSTQFNFSGTPIYTGNGIPSVNQNTPYSCTSNIRERPSPYYESTQSLINNSDYRRSDSYEDVTMPTAKKTYLIKHEEKEKETLMKEITSIKPSKAQASAVPAEILRRDTGLVNSTIEDNRDVELDEVESDEQLESEGSGKVILVPGTSIALITDEDVKRWREERKKMWLLKISNNKKKHMQEMGIKEDELNGQSSILKESRKEKQFIQSIQNQVQRGNPRVDLNLKLIQREFANENSKLLDFIRELGDAGLLEYELSQEEKDILFGASGDNSRNNYKSNYRSRKSNINRGNFSRTK
- the MIY2 gene encoding ubiquitinyl hydrolase 1 (similar to Saccharomyces cerevisiae YGL082W and YPL191C; ancestral locus Anc_6.195); the encoded protein is MDLSFTTKSVKINGQDHRILLQNENGPCALLALVNVLILSPDHTHFSCELLKLVNKASEISLRELIEVLADIGLQVTDKASTDISELLTLLPQLHEGLNINPEFNGSFDNSKEMSIFRLFDVDLVHGWVIDSSVNKAVNEKLSQYSYESAQRTLTQAADIYSGLSKDNNSEEILTDAMHLEFFLNESPTQLTTFGLRQLREKLLHNTYSILFRNDHFSTLYKYKDQLYTLVTDFGYKNCKDIVWQSLDSVDGSGDAFCTGDFNSAEVDEQQLLTEIGRKFGTDSVLFKDVQQIENDKQLARQLQQQEQESVKKLETKRKNCYHKKNSGMHVPVKKDTSKRRNSLLKTKPSETEKSECVIM
- the COA2 gene encoding Coa2p (similar to Saccharomyces cerevisiae COA2 (YPL189C-A); ancestral locus Anc_6.192), encoding MRAVTRNKIVNNLYFSTFLIAFASVAIGSVLPCPAHSVDSDSPAVQQHKLQLAHEQELKRKDAPKKGI